The following are encoded together in the Salvia hispanica cultivar TCC Black 2014 chromosome 6, UniMelb_Shisp_WGS_1.0, whole genome shotgun sequence genome:
- the LOC125192558 gene encoding histone acetyltransferase HAC1-like isoform X2 — protein MNLQTHHTGQISGQVPNQTGTMLPGLPQQNGNPMASQMQNPNIHRNVPNMDPETIKRRKYMQEKIWNFLMQRRQQSPEVPNRKMVDIVKRLEDGLFRTAATMEEYLNLETLERRLHILIKRFPTSNNNQQMQHANSSTPVGTMIPTPGFQQNSSFVGTSSVENSFVNNSSSNTITSSTMNSGSFFPTRNGSPGSAHGPLAGGYQQSPNTFLVNPGGNNMMTSMGSQRMASQMIPTPGISNSNTSDMITNTSNNNSMKIEPSDVGACPDVDSTTASQPMLQKQHVGGQNSRVLHNIGGQIGSGGSSTLQQKSFGINHGSLSGGFGIMGKNMSVMNSSGTTEGYLSGTIYGNSTKPLSQHLDQHNQRPVTQGDAYGIGTTDASGSGNMHIPVTTVGSTINNPSLNAISMQSMHRTDSPLMINNQPNYTVKENLVQPHQHQLFQQPSQQFQQRQPSQHQLQQKSKMQNQYLLRNDSFTHSHLSPSMASEVKQEIGTEHHNEGLQSKDTHSFHSDTQNQFQSNSLEGHSRSSQPFSHSSVPHDTPSLHPQQFVCNAQSDFTGLSGGVQPDAALGGQQYSKPQDMDVSGRLPLNQTIQEEIHQRLTRQDGAQLNNLSSEESVIGHSGTSRSTEPVNTGDPAPRTYSIIREKQFKNQQRWLLFLRHARRCHFPEGKCPEPHCLTAQKLLKHSGSCNSLECTYPRCRATRVLVNHHRRCQDTNCPVCIPVKSFMQAQFKTLARSNLRPGLPTVVNESSGVHDIAGTVGRFTPKIDPVIAETPKDLEPSTKRTKVEQGLQSLVPSSGCSVAVTSTVSDCHVHDLRQGEKDSNYHIPVKSEISDVKVEVKVPVNVAQESPKIEIKKDNLDDAYIQTPKGDDVTPSDSVGYGVHQVTKTENDSAQTKQENTPLPPESASKSGKPKIKGVSMIELFTPDMVRQHIMGLRQWVGQSKAKAERNQAMEHSMSENSCQLCAVEKLTFEPPPIYCTPCGTRIKRNAMYYTFGSGETRHCFCIPCYNNSHGDTIAVDGTPIPKGRVEKKKNDEETEEWWVQCDKCEAWQHQICALFNGRRNNGGEAEYTCPNCYMAEVEMGERAPLPQSAVLGAKDLPRSHLSDHLEQRLIVKLKEERLGRARMQGKSYDEIPGAEELVVRVVSSVDKKLDVKPRFLEIFQEENYPTEYPYRSKVVLLFQRIEGVEVCLFGMYVQEFGSECQQPNHRRVYLSYLDSVKYFRPDVKAVSGEALRTYVYHEILIGYLEYCKMRGFTSCYIWACPPLKGEDYILYCHPEIQKTPKSDKLREWYLAMLRKATKENIVVELTNLYEHFFVSTGECKAKVTAARLPYFDGDYWPGAAEDIIYQLQQEEDGRKQSKKGTLKKITKRALKASGQTDLSSNASKDLMLMHRLGDSITSMKEDFIMVHLQHSCTHCCILIVSGKRWVCKQCKKFQICDKCYDAERKRDDRDRHPTNYKDVHALYPVDIAEVPDETKDNENLESEFFDTRQAFLSLCQGNHYQYDTLRRAKHSSMMVLYHLHNPTAPAFVTTCVKCHLDIESGQGYRCETCTDYDLCNACYQKDGGKDHPHKLTNNQSIDPNAQNKEARQLRVTQLRKMLELLVHASQCRSPLCQYPNCRKVKGLFRHGIQCKKRASGGCHLCKKMWHLLQLHARACKESNCGVPRCWDLKEHLRRLQQQSDSRRRAAVMEMMRQRAAEVAGSS, from the exons ATGAATTTACAGACACACCATACAGGGCAGATCTCGGGCCAGGTACCCAACCAAACTGGTACTATGTTGCCTGGGCTACCACAGCAAAATGGAAACCCTATGGCCAGCCAAATGCAGAATCCTAATATCCATCGAAATGTACCCAATATGGATCCAGAAACTATTAAAAGACGCAAATACATGCAAGAGAAAAT TTGGAACTTTCTTATGCAGCGGCGTCAACAATCACCTGAGGTTCCCAACAGAAAAATGGTTGATATAGTGAAACGTCTGGAAGACGGTCTATTCAGAACTGCTGCAACAATG GAGGAGTACCTAAACCTGGAAACTTTAGAGAGGCGTTTGCACATTCTGATTAAACGCTTCCCTACAAGTAATAACAATCAGCAGATGCAACATGCCAATTCTTCCACTCCCGTCGGTACAATGATACCCACACCTGGGTTTCAACAAAACTCAAGCTTTGTTGGAACTTCATCAGTGGAAAATTCTTTCGTGAACAATAGTAGTTCCAACACAATCACATCGTCTACCATGAATTCGGGAAGTTTTTTTCCAACTCGAAATGGGTCTCCTGGAAGTGCACATG GACCTTTGGCTGGTGGGTATCAGCAGTCACCTAATACTTTCTTGGTCAATCCCGGTGGAAATAACATGATGACGTCCATGGGTTCGCAAAGAATGGCAAGTCAAATGATCCCAACTCCTGGAATTAGTAACTCCAACACTAGTGATATGATTACTAACACTAGCAACAACAATTCCATGAAAATTGAGCCATCAGATGTTGGAGCGTGTCCTGATGTTGACTCTACAACTGCATCACAGCCTATGTTGCAAAAACAACATGTTGGGGGTCAAAATTCTCGTGTCTTACACAATATTGGTGGGCAAATTGGTAGTGGAGGCAGTTCTACGTTACAGCAGAAATCCTTTGGAATAAATCATGGGTCCCTAAGTGGAGGGTTTGGAATAATGGGAAAGAATATGTCTGTCATGAACAGTTCAGGAACCACCGAGGGATATTTATCTGGAACTATATATGGCAACTCCACCAAACCCTTGTCTCAGCATCTTGACCAGCATAACCAAAGACCAGTAACACAAG GTGATGCCTATGGAATTGGCACTACTGATGCTTCTGGGTCTGGAAACATGCATATTCCTGTAACAACTGTTGGGTCAACGATTAACAACCCAAGTTTGAATGCCATATCCATGCAATCAATGCACAGGACAGATTCTCCTTTGATGATCAATAACCAACCAAAT TATACAGTGAAAGAAAATCTTGTGCAACCTCATCAACATCAGCTGTTTCAACAGCCGTCCCAGCAGTTTCAGCAACGGCAACCTTCTCAGCATCAATTGCaacaaaaaagcaaaatgCAAAACCAGTATTTGTTGAGAAATGATTCTTTCACTCATTCCCATTTATCGCCCAGCATGGCATCTGAGGTGAAGCAGGAGATTGGAACAGAGCATCATAATGAAGGTCTACAGTCAAAAGATACCCACTCCTTCCATTCCGATACCCAGAATCAGTTCCAGTCAAACTCTCTGGAGGGCCATTCTAGATCTTCTCAGCCCTTTTCTCATTCATCTGTGCCGCATGATACCCCATCACTGCATCCACAGCAATTTGTTTGCAACGCTCAAAGTGATTTTACTGGTCTTTCTGGTGGTGTTCAACCAGATGCAGCATTGGGCGGTCAGCAGTATTCCAAGCCTCAAGATATGGATGTATCAGGAAGACTCCCACTTAATCAGACTATTCAAGAGGAAATTCATCAAAGATTAACCAGGCAAGATGGAGCtcaactaaataatttatccTCAGAAGAATCTGTTATTGGCCACTCTGGAACTTCTAGATCAACAGAACCAGTGAACACAGGTGACCCAGCACCTCGAACTTATAGCATTATTCGCGAAAAACAGTTCAAGAACCAACAGAGGTGGTTGTTATTTTTGAGGCATGCTCGTAGATGTCATTTCCCAGAAGGGAAATGCCCTGAGCCTCACTGCTTAACTGCTCAGAAGCTGTTGAAGCATAGTGGAAGTTGCAACTCTCTTGAGTGTACATACCCTCGTTGCCGTGCGACAAGGGTATTAGTCAATCATCATAGGCGCTGTCAGGATACAAATTGCCCTGTTTGTATACCTGTTAAAAGTTTTATGCAGGCTCAATTCAAGACACTTGCTCGTTCTAATTTGAGGCCTGGGTTGCCTACAGTAGTCAATGAATCTTCTGGTGTCCATGATATAGCTGGAACAGTGGGAAGGTTTACTCCAAAGATAGACCCAGTGATAGCTGAAACTCCCAAAGATCTAGAACCTTCTACTAAACGTACAAAAGTTGAGCAAGGTTTACAGTCTCTTGTCCCTAGCAGTGGATGCTCTGTGGCAGTGACCTCTACTGTAAGTGATTGTCATGTCCACGATCTACGTCAAGGTGAAAAGGATAGCAATTACCATATTCCAGTAAAATCTGAAATTAGCGATGTGAAAGTAGAGGTGAAAGTCCCTGTAAACGTTGCACAGGAAAGTCCCAAAATTGAGATAAAAAAGGACAACTTGGATGATGCATACATCCAAACTCCAAAAGGTGATGATGTCACACCTAGTGATTCTGTTGGATATGGTGTTCATCAGGTCACGAAGACAGAAAATGATTCGGCACAGACTAAACAAGAAAACACTCCATTACCTCCCGAGAGTGCATCCAAGTCTGGGAAGCCAAAAATAAAGGGAGTATCAATGATTGAATTGTTCACGCCAGATATGGTCCGCCAACATATTATGGGTCTCCGTCAGTGGGTAGGACAG AGCAAAGCGAAGGCAGAGAGAAACCAGGCAATGGAGCATTCAATGAGTGAAAATTCTTGCCAACTATGTGCAGTTGAGAAGCTTACTTTTGAACCTCCTCCTATATATTGTACTCCCTGTGGTACTCGCATTAAAAGAAATGCAATGTATTACACCTTTGGATCTGGTGAAACCCGTCATTGCTTCTGCATTCCATGCTATAACAATTCTCATGGAGACACCATTGCAGTAGATGGAACACCTATTCCAAAGGGAAGggtggagaaaaagaaaaatgatgaagAGACTGAAGAATGG TGGGTTCAATGTGACAAATGTGAAGCTTGGCAGCATCAAATCTGTGCATTGTTTAATGGTAGAAGAAATAATGGTGGAGAAGCTGAGTATACTTGTCCAAATTGTTATATGGCAGAAGTTGAAATGGGAGAACGCGCACCATTACCGCAGAGTGCTGTTCTCGGTGCTAAAGATTTGCCTAGATCACATCTAAGTGATCACTTGGAGCAGcgtttaattgtaaaattgaaGGAAGAGAGGCTTGGCAGAGCAAGGATGCAAGGCAAAAGTTATGATGAG ATCCCAGGAGCAGAAGAACTTGTAGTAAGAGTGGTATCATCAGTTGACAAAAAGTTGGATGTTAAGCCTCGCTTCCTGGAGATTTTCCAAGAGGAAAACTATCCAACAGAGTACCCTTATAGATCTAAG GTGGTCCTGTTATTTCAGAGAATCGAAGGTGTTGAAGTGTGCTTGTTTGGCATGTATGTTCAAGAATTTGGATCTGAGTGCCAGCAGCCAAATCATCGAAGAGTCTACCTCTCTTACCTGGATTCTGTTAAGTACTTTAGGCCAGATGTCAAAGCTGTCTCTGGCGAGGCTCTTAGGACATATGTGTACCATGAAATTTTG ATTGGATATTTGGAGTACTGCAAAATGCGTGGTTTTACAAGCTGCTACATCTGGGCATGCCCTCCGCTGAAGGGTGAAGACTACATTTTGTATTGTCACCCAGAGATTCAAAAGACACCCAAATCTGATAAACTTCGAGAGTG GTACTTGGCCATGCTACGAAAAGCCACAAAGGAAAACATTGTCGTGGAGCTTACTAATCTGTATGAACATTTCTTTGTTTCAACTGGTGAATGTAAAGCAAAGGTAACTGCAGCTCGTCTGCCATACTTTGATGGAGATTATTGGCCTGGTGCTGCGGAGGACATCATCTATCAACTGCAACAAGAAGAGGATGGGAGAAAACAATCTAAGAAGGGAACTTTGAAAAAGATCACAAAAAGAGCTTTAAAAGCATCTGGCCAAACCGATCTTTCTAGTAACGCATCAAAGGATCTGATGTTAATGCACAGG CTTGGTGACTCCATAACTTCAATGAAGGAAGATTTTATCATGGTTCACTTACAACATTCATGTACTCATTGCTGCATCCTAATTGTTTCGGGAAAACGGTGGGTCTGCAAGCAGTGCaaaaaatttcagatttgTGACAA ATGCTATGACGCTGAGAGGAAACGTGATGATAGGGATAGACATCCTACAAACTACAAGGATGTCCATGCACTTTATCCT GTTGACATTGCTGAAGTTCCTGATGAAACTAAAGATAATGAGAATCTTGAAAGTGAATTTTTCGACACAAGACAGGCATTTCTCAGTCTTTGCCAAGGAAACCATTATCAGTACGATACTCTTCGCCGAGCTAAGCATTCTTCCATGATGGTCCTATATCATCTGCACAATCCGACTGCCCCAGCTTTTGTCACAACATGCGTCAAATGCCACCTTGATATAGAGAGTGGGCAAGGTTACCGATGTGAGACATGCACTGATTATGATCTATGCAATGCCTGCTATCAGAAGGATGGAGGAAAAGATCATCCTCATAAGTTAACTAATAATCAGTCCATTGATCCTAATGCACAGAACAAAGAAGCCAGGCAATTACGAGTCACACAG TTGAGGAAAATGCTCGAGCTCCTGGTGCATGCTTCTCAGTGCCGGTCACCCCTTTGCCAGTATCCAAACTGTCGCAAGGTCAAAGGCCTTTTCCGCCATGGCATCCAGTGCAAAAAGCGTGCTTCAGGAGGCTGTCATTTGTGTAAGAAAATGTGGCACCTCCTCCAGCTTCACGCCCGAGCCTGCAAAGAATCCAACTGCGGTGTACCACGATGCTG GGACCTGAAGGAACACCTGAGAAGGCTGCAGCAACAGTCAGATTCACGACGAAGGGCTGCTGTAATGGAAATGATGAGGCAACGCGCAGCAGAGGTCGCCGGCAGTTCTTGA
- the LOC125192558 gene encoding histone acetyltransferase HAC1-like isoform X1, translating into MNLQTHHTGQISGQVPNQTGTMLPGLPQQNGNPMASQMQNPNIHRNVPNMDPETIKRRKYMQEKIWNFLMQRRQQSPEVPNRKMVDIVKRLEDGLFRTAATMEEYLNLETLERRLHILIKRFPTSNNNQQMQHANSSTPVGTMIPTPGFQQNSSFVGTSSVENSFVNNSSSNTITSSTMNSGSFFPTRNGSPGSAHGPLAGGYQQSPNTFLVNPGGNNMMTSMGSQRMASQMIPTPGISNSNTSDMITNTSNNNSMKIEPSDVGACPDVDSTTASQPMLQKQHVGGQNSRVLHNIGGQIGSGGSSTLQQKSFGINHGSLSGGFGIMGKNMSVMNSSGTTEGYLSGTIYGNSTKPLSQHLDQHNQRPVTQGDAYGIGTTDASGSGNMHIPVTTVGSTINNPSLNAISMQSMHRTDSPLMINNQPNVCSSQQATDSHSVDQSQKVNFQSQYTVKENLVQPHQHQLFQQPSQQFQQRQPSQHQLQQKSKMQNQYLLRNDSFTHSHLSPSMASEVKQEIGTEHHNEGLQSKDTHSFHSDTQNQFQSNSLEGHSRSSQPFSHSSVPHDTPSLHPQQFVCNAQSDFTGLSGGVQPDAALGGQQYSKPQDMDVSGRLPLNQTIQEEIHQRLTRQDGAQLNNLSSEESVIGHSGTSRSTEPVNTGDPAPRTYSIIREKQFKNQQRWLLFLRHARRCHFPEGKCPEPHCLTAQKLLKHSGSCNSLECTYPRCRATRVLVNHHRRCQDTNCPVCIPVKSFMQAQFKTLARSNLRPGLPTVVNESSGVHDIAGTVGRFTPKIDPVIAETPKDLEPSTKRTKVEQGLQSLVPSSGCSVAVTSTVSDCHVHDLRQGEKDSNYHIPVKSEISDVKVEVKVPVNVAQESPKIEIKKDNLDDAYIQTPKGDDVTPSDSVGYGVHQVTKTENDSAQTKQENTPLPPESASKSGKPKIKGVSMIELFTPDMVRQHIMGLRQWVGQSKAKAERNQAMEHSMSENSCQLCAVEKLTFEPPPIYCTPCGTRIKRNAMYYTFGSGETRHCFCIPCYNNSHGDTIAVDGTPIPKGRVEKKKNDEETEEWWVQCDKCEAWQHQICALFNGRRNNGGEAEYTCPNCYMAEVEMGERAPLPQSAVLGAKDLPRSHLSDHLEQRLIVKLKEERLGRARMQGKSYDEIPGAEELVVRVVSSVDKKLDVKPRFLEIFQEENYPTEYPYRSKVVLLFQRIEGVEVCLFGMYVQEFGSECQQPNHRRVYLSYLDSVKYFRPDVKAVSGEALRTYVYHEILIGYLEYCKMRGFTSCYIWACPPLKGEDYILYCHPEIQKTPKSDKLREWYLAMLRKATKENIVVELTNLYEHFFVSTGECKAKVTAARLPYFDGDYWPGAAEDIIYQLQQEEDGRKQSKKGTLKKITKRALKASGQTDLSSNASKDLMLMHRLGDSITSMKEDFIMVHLQHSCTHCCILIVSGKRWVCKQCKKFQICDKCYDAERKRDDRDRHPTNYKDVHALYPVDIAEVPDETKDNENLESEFFDTRQAFLSLCQGNHYQYDTLRRAKHSSMMVLYHLHNPTAPAFVTTCVKCHLDIESGQGYRCETCTDYDLCNACYQKDGGKDHPHKLTNNQSIDPNAQNKEARQLRVTQLRKMLELLVHASQCRSPLCQYPNCRKVKGLFRHGIQCKKRASGGCHLCKKMWHLLQLHARACKESNCGVPRCWDLKEHLRRLQQQSDSRRRAAVMEMMRQRAAEVAGSS; encoded by the exons ATGAATTTACAGACACACCATACAGGGCAGATCTCGGGCCAGGTACCCAACCAAACTGGTACTATGTTGCCTGGGCTACCACAGCAAAATGGAAACCCTATGGCCAGCCAAATGCAGAATCCTAATATCCATCGAAATGTACCCAATATGGATCCAGAAACTATTAAAAGACGCAAATACATGCAAGAGAAAAT TTGGAACTTTCTTATGCAGCGGCGTCAACAATCACCTGAGGTTCCCAACAGAAAAATGGTTGATATAGTGAAACGTCTGGAAGACGGTCTATTCAGAACTGCTGCAACAATG GAGGAGTACCTAAACCTGGAAACTTTAGAGAGGCGTTTGCACATTCTGATTAAACGCTTCCCTACAAGTAATAACAATCAGCAGATGCAACATGCCAATTCTTCCACTCCCGTCGGTACAATGATACCCACACCTGGGTTTCAACAAAACTCAAGCTTTGTTGGAACTTCATCAGTGGAAAATTCTTTCGTGAACAATAGTAGTTCCAACACAATCACATCGTCTACCATGAATTCGGGAAGTTTTTTTCCAACTCGAAATGGGTCTCCTGGAAGTGCACATG GACCTTTGGCTGGTGGGTATCAGCAGTCACCTAATACTTTCTTGGTCAATCCCGGTGGAAATAACATGATGACGTCCATGGGTTCGCAAAGAATGGCAAGTCAAATGATCCCAACTCCTGGAATTAGTAACTCCAACACTAGTGATATGATTACTAACACTAGCAACAACAATTCCATGAAAATTGAGCCATCAGATGTTGGAGCGTGTCCTGATGTTGACTCTACAACTGCATCACAGCCTATGTTGCAAAAACAACATGTTGGGGGTCAAAATTCTCGTGTCTTACACAATATTGGTGGGCAAATTGGTAGTGGAGGCAGTTCTACGTTACAGCAGAAATCCTTTGGAATAAATCATGGGTCCCTAAGTGGAGGGTTTGGAATAATGGGAAAGAATATGTCTGTCATGAACAGTTCAGGAACCACCGAGGGATATTTATCTGGAACTATATATGGCAACTCCACCAAACCCTTGTCTCAGCATCTTGACCAGCATAACCAAAGACCAGTAACACAAG GTGATGCCTATGGAATTGGCACTACTGATGCTTCTGGGTCTGGAAACATGCATATTCCTGTAACAACTGTTGGGTCAACGATTAACAACCCAAGTTTGAATGCCATATCCATGCAATCAATGCACAGGACAGATTCTCCTTTGATGATCAATAACCAACCAAATGTATGTTCTTCTCAACAGGCAACTGATTCTCATTCAGTAGATCAATCACAAAAGGTGAACTTTCAATCGCAGTATACAGTGAAAGAAAATCTTGTGCAACCTCATCAACATCAGCTGTTTCAACAGCCGTCCCAGCAGTTTCAGCAACGGCAACCTTCTCAGCATCAATTGCaacaaaaaagcaaaatgCAAAACCAGTATTTGTTGAGAAATGATTCTTTCACTCATTCCCATTTATCGCCCAGCATGGCATCTGAGGTGAAGCAGGAGATTGGAACAGAGCATCATAATGAAGGTCTACAGTCAAAAGATACCCACTCCTTCCATTCCGATACCCAGAATCAGTTCCAGTCAAACTCTCTGGAGGGCCATTCTAGATCTTCTCAGCCCTTTTCTCATTCATCTGTGCCGCATGATACCCCATCACTGCATCCACAGCAATTTGTTTGCAACGCTCAAAGTGATTTTACTGGTCTTTCTGGTGGTGTTCAACCAGATGCAGCATTGGGCGGTCAGCAGTATTCCAAGCCTCAAGATATGGATGTATCAGGAAGACTCCCACTTAATCAGACTATTCAAGAGGAAATTCATCAAAGATTAACCAGGCAAGATGGAGCtcaactaaataatttatccTCAGAAGAATCTGTTATTGGCCACTCTGGAACTTCTAGATCAACAGAACCAGTGAACACAGGTGACCCAGCACCTCGAACTTATAGCATTATTCGCGAAAAACAGTTCAAGAACCAACAGAGGTGGTTGTTATTTTTGAGGCATGCTCGTAGATGTCATTTCCCAGAAGGGAAATGCCCTGAGCCTCACTGCTTAACTGCTCAGAAGCTGTTGAAGCATAGTGGAAGTTGCAACTCTCTTGAGTGTACATACCCTCGTTGCCGTGCGACAAGGGTATTAGTCAATCATCATAGGCGCTGTCAGGATACAAATTGCCCTGTTTGTATACCTGTTAAAAGTTTTATGCAGGCTCAATTCAAGACACTTGCTCGTTCTAATTTGAGGCCTGGGTTGCCTACAGTAGTCAATGAATCTTCTGGTGTCCATGATATAGCTGGAACAGTGGGAAGGTTTACTCCAAAGATAGACCCAGTGATAGCTGAAACTCCCAAAGATCTAGAACCTTCTACTAAACGTACAAAAGTTGAGCAAGGTTTACAGTCTCTTGTCCCTAGCAGTGGATGCTCTGTGGCAGTGACCTCTACTGTAAGTGATTGTCATGTCCACGATCTACGTCAAGGTGAAAAGGATAGCAATTACCATATTCCAGTAAAATCTGAAATTAGCGATGTGAAAGTAGAGGTGAAAGTCCCTGTAAACGTTGCACAGGAAAGTCCCAAAATTGAGATAAAAAAGGACAACTTGGATGATGCATACATCCAAACTCCAAAAGGTGATGATGTCACACCTAGTGATTCTGTTGGATATGGTGTTCATCAGGTCACGAAGACAGAAAATGATTCGGCACAGACTAAACAAGAAAACACTCCATTACCTCCCGAGAGTGCATCCAAGTCTGGGAAGCCAAAAATAAAGGGAGTATCAATGATTGAATTGTTCACGCCAGATATGGTCCGCCAACATATTATGGGTCTCCGTCAGTGGGTAGGACAG AGCAAAGCGAAGGCAGAGAGAAACCAGGCAATGGAGCATTCAATGAGTGAAAATTCTTGCCAACTATGTGCAGTTGAGAAGCTTACTTTTGAACCTCCTCCTATATATTGTACTCCCTGTGGTACTCGCATTAAAAGAAATGCAATGTATTACACCTTTGGATCTGGTGAAACCCGTCATTGCTTCTGCATTCCATGCTATAACAATTCTCATGGAGACACCATTGCAGTAGATGGAACACCTATTCCAAAGGGAAGggtggagaaaaagaaaaatgatgaagAGACTGAAGAATGG TGGGTTCAATGTGACAAATGTGAAGCTTGGCAGCATCAAATCTGTGCATTGTTTAATGGTAGAAGAAATAATGGTGGAGAAGCTGAGTATACTTGTCCAAATTGTTATATGGCAGAAGTTGAAATGGGAGAACGCGCACCATTACCGCAGAGTGCTGTTCTCGGTGCTAAAGATTTGCCTAGATCACATCTAAGTGATCACTTGGAGCAGcgtttaattgtaaaattgaaGGAAGAGAGGCTTGGCAGAGCAAGGATGCAAGGCAAAAGTTATGATGAG ATCCCAGGAGCAGAAGAACTTGTAGTAAGAGTGGTATCATCAGTTGACAAAAAGTTGGATGTTAAGCCTCGCTTCCTGGAGATTTTCCAAGAGGAAAACTATCCAACAGAGTACCCTTATAGATCTAAG GTGGTCCTGTTATTTCAGAGAATCGAAGGTGTTGAAGTGTGCTTGTTTGGCATGTATGTTCAAGAATTTGGATCTGAGTGCCAGCAGCCAAATCATCGAAGAGTCTACCTCTCTTACCTGGATTCTGTTAAGTACTTTAGGCCAGATGTCAAAGCTGTCTCTGGCGAGGCTCTTAGGACATATGTGTACCATGAAATTTTG ATTGGATATTTGGAGTACTGCAAAATGCGTGGTTTTACAAGCTGCTACATCTGGGCATGCCCTCCGCTGAAGGGTGAAGACTACATTTTGTATTGTCACCCAGAGATTCAAAAGACACCCAAATCTGATAAACTTCGAGAGTG GTACTTGGCCATGCTACGAAAAGCCACAAAGGAAAACATTGTCGTGGAGCTTACTAATCTGTATGAACATTTCTTTGTTTCAACTGGTGAATGTAAAGCAAAGGTAACTGCAGCTCGTCTGCCATACTTTGATGGAGATTATTGGCCTGGTGCTGCGGAGGACATCATCTATCAACTGCAACAAGAAGAGGATGGGAGAAAACAATCTAAGAAGGGAACTTTGAAAAAGATCACAAAAAGAGCTTTAAAAGCATCTGGCCAAACCGATCTTTCTAGTAACGCATCAAAGGATCTGATGTTAATGCACAGG CTTGGTGACTCCATAACTTCAATGAAGGAAGATTTTATCATGGTTCACTTACAACATTCATGTACTCATTGCTGCATCCTAATTGTTTCGGGAAAACGGTGGGTCTGCAAGCAGTGCaaaaaatttcagatttgTGACAA ATGCTATGACGCTGAGAGGAAACGTGATGATAGGGATAGACATCCTACAAACTACAAGGATGTCCATGCACTTTATCCT GTTGACATTGCTGAAGTTCCTGATGAAACTAAAGATAATGAGAATCTTGAAAGTGAATTTTTCGACACAAGACAGGCATTTCTCAGTCTTTGCCAAGGAAACCATTATCAGTACGATACTCTTCGCCGAGCTAAGCATTCTTCCATGATGGTCCTATATCATCTGCACAATCCGACTGCCCCAGCTTTTGTCACAACATGCGTCAAATGCCACCTTGATATAGAGAGTGGGCAAGGTTACCGATGTGAGACATGCACTGATTATGATCTATGCAATGCCTGCTATCAGAAGGATGGAGGAAAAGATCATCCTCATAAGTTAACTAATAATCAGTCCATTGATCCTAATGCACAGAACAAAGAAGCCAGGCAATTACGAGTCACACAG TTGAGGAAAATGCTCGAGCTCCTGGTGCATGCTTCTCAGTGCCGGTCACCCCTTTGCCAGTATCCAAACTGTCGCAAGGTCAAAGGCCTTTTCCGCCATGGCATCCAGTGCAAAAAGCGTGCTTCAGGAGGCTGTCATTTGTGTAAGAAAATGTGGCACCTCCTCCAGCTTCACGCCCGAGCCTGCAAAGAATCCAACTGCGGTGTACCACGATGCTG GGACCTGAAGGAACACCTGAGAAGGCTGCAGCAACAGTCAGATTCACGACGAAGGGCTGCTGTAATGGAAATGATGAGGCAACGCGCAGCAGAGGTCGCCGGCAGTTCTTGA